Proteins encoded within one genomic window of Larus michahellis unplaced genomic scaffold, bLarMic1.1 SCAFFOLD_34, whole genome shotgun sequence:
- the LOC141737339 gene encoding olfactory receptor 14C36-like: protein MYFFLLNLSLLDLGSISTTVPKSMANSLWDTRDISYTGCVAQLLFFFFFISAEYFLLTVMAYDRYVAICKPLHYGTLLGSRACVHMAAAAWGSGFLHALLHTANTFSLPLCQGNALDQFFCEIPQILKLSCSNYYFRKAGLLVVSVCLGFGCFLFIVLSYVQIFRAVLRIPSEQRRHKAFSTCLPHLSVISLFLSTAVFAYLKPPSISSPALDLVVAVLYSLVPPVVNPLIYSMRNQELKDALWKLAQWTLFHH, encoded by the coding sequence atgtacttcttcctgctcaacctctccctcctcgacctgggctccatctccaccactgtccccaaatccatggccaattccctgtgggacaccagggacatctcctacacAGGATGTGTGGCCCagctcttattctttttctttttcatttcagctgagtattttcttctcactgtcatggcctatgaccgctacgttgccatctgcaaacccctgcactacgggaccctcctgggcagcagagcttgtgtccacatggcagcagctgcctggggcagtgggtttctccatgctctcctgcacacggccaatacattttccctgcccctctgccagggcaatgccctggaccagttcttctgtgaaatcccccagatcctcaagctctcctgttcAAACTACTacttcaggaaagctgggcttcttgtggttagtgtctgtttaggcttcggttgttttcttttcatcgtgctgtcctatgtgcagatcttcagggccgtgctgaggatcccctctgagcagcgacggcacaaagccttttccacatgcctccctcacctgtctgtcatctccctgtttctcagcactgccgtgtttgcctacctcaagcccccctccatctcctccccagctctagacctggtggtggcagtccTGTACTCATTGGTGCCTCCAgtagtgaaccccctcatctacagcatgaggaaccaggagctcaaggatgccctatGGAAACTGGCTCAATGGACGTTGTTTCACCATTAA